The Allocatelliglobosispora scoriae genome contains a region encoding:
- a CDS encoding DUF4031 domain-containing protein: MLYVDQPVWPAHGRKWCHLVSDVSTAELHAFAEMLGAPRRGFDRDHYDIPESKWIAAQWLGARLVSARDISRLLHAAGLRVPKHTLRQPRPAAAQLT, encoded by the coding sequence GTGCTCTATGTCGATCAGCCTGTCTGGCCGGCTCACGGCCGCAAATGGTGCCACCTGGTCAGCGATGTCTCCACCGCTGAGCTGCACGCCTTCGCCGAGATGCTCGGCGCGCCCCGGCGCGGGTTCGACCGGGATCACTACGACATCCCCGAGTCGAAGTGGATCGCCGCCCAGTGGCTGGGCGCTCGGCTGGTCAGCGCCCGCGACATCAGCCGCCTGCTGCACGCCGCAGGCCTGCGGGTTCCCAAGCACACCCTCCGCCAGCCCCGCCCCGCAGCGGCCCAGCTCACCTGA
- a CDS encoding FAD-binding oxidoreductase, whose protein sequence is MDLVAELRAALPADRVITDPDQLTSFRRDEADLVDDGMPLAVVRPRSTAEVGVAVRIAAARGVAIVPQGARTGLAGAANAVDGCLILSMTGMDEILEIDAVNRIAVVQPGVVNAALSRACLAQGLHYPPDPGSWESSTIGGNAATNAGGMCCVKYGVTTGYVIGLEVVLADGEVLRTGRRTPKGVAGYDLTSLFVGSEGTLGVITEITLALRPAPPQALSLVAVFPTTAQAGAAVNEIMASGASPSLLELLDRVHLRAIEAYRPMGLDTDAAAILLAACDSAQAGAELDAIAALAGRAGATEVFRATDPDEAAALLTARRLAHPAMEMLATSHYARGGLIIDDIAVPRSRLAELLDGIDAIAARHDVIVGVVGHAGDGNLHPNIVVDRGDPASVARGQTVFDEIMELGLALGGTCTGEHGVGLLKRDWLARELGPIGMRVHQSIKTALDPAGIMNPGKVLPA, encoded by the coding sequence GTGGATCTCGTAGCGGAATTGCGGGCCGCCCTCCCCGCCGATCGAGTGATCACCGATCCCGATCAGCTGACGTCGTTCCGCCGGGACGAGGCGGACCTCGTCGACGACGGGATGCCGCTCGCGGTGGTGCGGCCCCGCTCCACCGCCGAGGTCGGCGTCGCGGTCCGGATCGCCGCCGCACGGGGTGTGGCGATCGTGCCGCAGGGTGCGCGGACGGGACTGGCGGGAGCGGCCAACGCCGTCGACGGGTGCCTGATCCTCAGCATGACCGGCATGGACGAGATCCTGGAGATCGACGCCGTCAACCGGATCGCCGTCGTCCAACCCGGAGTCGTCAACGCCGCCCTGTCCCGGGCCTGCCTGGCGCAGGGTCTGCACTACCCGCCGGACCCCGGCAGCTGGGAGTCCTCGACGATCGGCGGCAACGCCGCGACCAACGCGGGCGGTATGTGCTGCGTGAAGTACGGCGTGACCACCGGCTATGTGATCGGGCTGGAGGTGGTGCTCGCCGACGGCGAGGTGCTGCGGACCGGGCGCCGGACGCCGAAGGGCGTCGCCGGATATGACCTCACCAGCCTCTTCGTCGGATCGGAGGGGACGCTCGGCGTCATCACCGAGATCACCCTGGCACTGCGTCCGGCACCGCCGCAGGCGCTGAGTCTCGTCGCCGTCTTCCCGACCACGGCACAGGCGGGCGCGGCGGTCAACGAGATCATGGCGAGCGGAGCGAGCCCGTCCTTGCTGGAACTCCTGGACCGGGTGCACCTGCGGGCGATCGAGGCGTACCGGCCGATGGGCTTGGACACCGACGCTGCCGCGATCCTGCTCGCGGCCTGTGACAGCGCGCAGGCCGGGGCCGAGCTGGACGCGATCGCCGCGCTGGCGGGGCGGGCCGGGGCGACGGAGGTGTTCCGGGCGACCGATCCCGACGAGGCGGCGGCCCTGCTGACCGCGCGGCGGCTGGCGCATCCGGCGATGGAGATGCTCGCGACCAGCCACTACGCGCGGGGCGGGCTGATCATAGACGACATCGCGGTGCCGCGGTCGCGCCTGGCGGAGCTGCTCGACGGGATCGACGCGATCGCGGCTCGGCACGACGTGATCGTCGGGGTGGTCGGGCACGCGGGCGACGGCAACCTGCACCCCAACATCGTCGTGGACCGGGGTGATCCGGCGAGCGTCGCCCGAGGTCAGACTGTCTTTGACGAGATCATGGAGCTGGGGCTGGCGCTCGGCGGCACCTGCACCGGCGAGCACGGCGTCGGCCTGCTCAAGCGCGACTGGTTGGCCCGCGAGCTGGGCCCGATCGGCATGCGCGTCCACCAGTCGATCAAGACCGCGCTCGACCCGGCCGGAATCATGAACCCCGGCAAGGTCCTCCCCGCCTAA
- a CDS encoding glycerol-3-phosphate dehydrogenase/oxidase: MRDRGESRNVAGALTPERRDMDLARLRDEEFDTLIIGGGVTGAGAALDAASRGLRVALIEATDLASGTSSRSSKLVHGGLRYLEQLEFHLVHEALRERGLLATRLAPHLVRPVPFLVPLPGDTWAKRSWNRVYYGAGVALYDAFASATGHGRGMPVHRHLSQRSARQIFPSLRSEAAAGAIRYYDGQVDDARLVVSLARTAASLGAAVVTGARAVGLVRDAREVTGVRVAVDGTEFVVRASTIIAATGVWSDDITALLPDARPGLRVRASKGIHIVVPRSAITGEVGLILRTAKSVLFVIPWGGHWIIGTTDTDWTLGRDRPTATAHDIDYLLDEVNKVLERPITRADIEGVYAGLRPLLSGEDESTSALSREHAVVEPMLGLFLVAGGKLTTYRVMAADVVDRAIRRIGHTDRSHTDQLPLLGADGFDRLWRQRTELARRHGVAVGVVEHLLERFGSLTIDVLRLTDSDPTLRHPLAGAPEYIAAEVVYAAMNEAVLHLDDVLSRRTRISFETPHRGEESARHAAELIAPVLGWSAARVEEEIAGYLAKMTAERQSQQMPDDITADAALLS; encoded by the coding sequence GTGCGGGACCGAGGGGAGTCGAGAAACGTCGCAGGCGCGTTGACGCCTGAGCGACGTGACATGGATCTGGCCCGACTGCGGGATGAGGAGTTCGACACCCTCATCATCGGCGGCGGGGTGACCGGAGCGGGTGCTGCGCTCGACGCGGCCTCCCGAGGGCTGAGGGTGGCGCTGATCGAGGCCACCGACCTCGCCTCGGGCACGTCGTCGCGCTCCAGCAAGCTCGTCCACGGTGGACTTCGTTATCTGGAGCAGCTCGAGTTCCACCTGGTCCACGAGGCGCTGCGCGAGCGCGGGCTGCTCGCCACGCGGCTCGCACCGCACCTGGTGCGACCGGTGCCCTTCCTCGTGCCGCTGCCGGGCGACACCTGGGCCAAGCGCAGCTGGAACCGGGTCTACTACGGCGCGGGCGTCGCGCTCTACGACGCGTTCGCCTCGGCGACCGGGCACGGGCGCGGCATGCCGGTGCACCGGCACCTCAGCCAGCGGTCGGCGCGGCAGATCTTCCCGTCGCTGCGGTCGGAGGCGGCGGCCGGTGCGATCCGCTACTACGACGGCCAGGTCGACGATGCCCGGCTCGTGGTCTCGCTCGCCCGCACCGCGGCCAGCCTCGGCGCCGCCGTCGTCACCGGCGCGCGAGCGGTCGGGCTGGTCCGCGACGCCCGCGAGGTCACCGGCGTCCGGGTCGCGGTCGACGGCACCGAGTTCGTGGTGCGCGCCAGCACGATCATCGCGGCGACCGGCGTCTGGAGCGACGACATCACCGCGCTGCTCCCCGACGCCCGCCCCGGCCTGCGCGTTCGCGCCTCCAAGGGCATCCACATCGTCGTTCCCCGCTCGGCGATCACCGGCGAGGTCGGCCTCATCCTGCGGACGGCGAAGAGCGTGCTCTTCGTCATCCCGTGGGGCGGTCACTGGATCATCGGAACCACCGACACCGACTGGACCCTGGGCCGGGACCGGCCGACGGCGACCGCGCACGACATCGACTACCTCCTCGACGAGGTCAACAAGGTCCTCGAACGCCCCATCACGCGCGCGGACATCGAGGGGGTCTACGCCGGACTGCGACCGCTGCTCTCCGGCGAGGACGAGTCGACCTCGGCACTCTCCCGCGAGCACGCCGTCGTCGAACCGATGCTCGGGCTCTTCCTCGTCGCGGGCGGGAAGCTCACCACCTACCGCGTGATGGCCGCCGATGTCGTCGACCGGGCCATCCGGCGCATCGGCCACACCGACCGCTCCCACACCGACCAGCTGCCGCTGCTCGGCGCCGACGGGTTCGACCGGCTGTGGCGCCAGCGCACCGAGCTCGCCCGGCGGCACGGCGTCGCGGTCGGCGTGGTCGAGCACCTGCTGGAGCGTTTCGGGTCCCTCACGATCGACGTGCTGCGACTCACCGACTCCGACCCCACGCTGCGTCATCCCCTCGCGGGTGCGCCGGAGTACATCGCCGCGGAGGTCGTCTACGCCGCGATGAACGAGGCGGTGTTGCACCTCGACGACGTGCTGAGCCGGCGTACCCGGATCTCCTTCGAGACCCCGCACCGGGGCGAGGAGTCGGCGCGGCATGCGGCGGAGCTGATCGCGCCGGTGCTGGGCTGGTCGGCGGCGCGGGTCGAGGAGGAGATCGCGGGCTACCTCGCCAAGATGACCGCCGAGCGCCAGAGCCAGCAGATGCCCGACGACATCACCGCCGACGCGGCCCTCCTCAGTTAG